A genomic segment from Juglans regia cultivar Chandler chromosome 14, Walnut 2.0, whole genome shotgun sequence encodes:
- the LOC109016763 gene encoding ELMO domain-containing protein A-like isoform X2 gives MDDRGGSFVAVRRISQGLERGNTCHSTSGSAAWLGRGLSCVCAQRRESDARPSFDLSPAQEECLLMLQSRIDVSYDCSIPEHQDALRALWNAAFPEEELRGLISEQWKDMGWQGKDPSTDFRGGGFISLENLLFFAKNFPKSFQDLLRKQEGDRSVWEYPFAVAGVNITFMLIQMLDLEAVKPRTLVGATFLKFLSESDLAFDLLYCITFKLMDHQWLSMRASYMDFNTVMKSTRRQLEKELLLEDITRLEELPSYSLLTR, from the exons ATGGACGATAGAGGAGGGTCATTTGTCGCTGTCAGGAGAATTTCTCAAGGCCTGGAGCGAGGCAACACCTGCCATTCAACTTCCG GATCGGCAGCATGGCTTGGCAGAGGTCTTTCTTGTGTGTGCGCACAAAGAAGGGAGAGTGATGCTCGTCCTTCATTTGATTTAAGCCCTGCTCAG GAGGAATGCTTGCTGATGCTACAGAGTCGTATAGATGTTTCCTATGATTGTTCAATCCCTGAGCACCAG GACGCTTTAAGGGCTTTATGGAATGCTGCCTTTCCTGAAGAGGAACTTCGTGGTCTAATATCTGAGCAGTGGAAAGATATGGGTTGGCAGGGGAAGGATCCATCGACGGATTTTAG AGGTGGTGGTTTCATATCACTGGAGAATTTGTTGTTCTTTGCCAAGAATTTTCCG AAATCCTTCCAGGATCTTCTCCGAAAGCAGGAAGGTGATCGATCAGTCTGGGAATACCCATTTGCTGTAGCTGGTGTGAACATCACATTCATGCTTATACAGATGCTTGATCTGGAAGCAG TCAAACCACGGACACTGGTGGGAGCAACATTTTTGAAGTTCCTTTCAG AAAGTGACTTGGCATTTGATCTTCTCTATTGCATCACATTCAAGCTAATGGATCACCAATGGCTTTCCATGCGTGCATCATACATGGATTTCAAT ACAGTGATGAAATCCACTCGGCGTCAGCTGGAAAAAGAGCTGCTGCTAGAAGACATCACACGGTTGGAAGAGTTGCCCTCATACAGCCTTCTTACCCGATAG
- the LOC109016763 gene encoding ELMO domain-containing protein A-like isoform X1, whose amino-acid sequence MDDRGGSFVAVRRISQGLERGNTCHSTSAEVVAGSAAWLGRGLSCVCAQRRESDARPSFDLSPAQEECLLMLQSRIDVSYDCSIPEHQDALRALWNAAFPEEELRGLISEQWKDMGWQGKDPSTDFRGGGFISLENLLFFAKNFPKSFQDLLRKQEGDRSVWEYPFAVAGVNITFMLIQMLDLEAVKPRTLVGATFLKFLSESDLAFDLLYCITFKLMDHQWLSMRASYMDFNTVMKSTRRQLEKELLLEDITRLEELPSYSLLTR is encoded by the exons ATGGACGATAGAGGAGGGTCATTTGTCGCTGTCAGGAGAATTTCTCAAGGCCTGGAGCGAGGCAACACCTGCCATTCAACTTCCG CTGAAGTTGTGGCAGGATCGGCAGCATGGCTTGGCAGAGGTCTTTCTTGTGTGTGCGCACAAAGAAGGGAGAGTGATGCTCGTCCTTCATTTGATTTAAGCCCTGCTCAG GAGGAATGCTTGCTGATGCTACAGAGTCGTATAGATGTTTCCTATGATTGTTCAATCCCTGAGCACCAG GACGCTTTAAGGGCTTTATGGAATGCTGCCTTTCCTGAAGAGGAACTTCGTGGTCTAATATCTGAGCAGTGGAAAGATATGGGTTGGCAGGGGAAGGATCCATCGACGGATTTTAG AGGTGGTGGTTTCATATCACTGGAGAATTTGTTGTTCTTTGCCAAGAATTTTCCG AAATCCTTCCAGGATCTTCTCCGAAAGCAGGAAGGTGATCGATCAGTCTGGGAATACCCATTTGCTGTAGCTGGTGTGAACATCACATTCATGCTTATACAGATGCTTGATCTGGAAGCAG TCAAACCACGGACACTGGTGGGAGCAACATTTTTGAAGTTCCTTTCAG AAAGTGACTTGGCATTTGATCTTCTCTATTGCATCACATTCAAGCTAATGGATCACCAATGGCTTTCCATGCGTGCATCATACATGGATTTCAAT ACAGTGATGAAATCCACTCGGCGTCAGCTGGAAAAAGAGCTGCTGCTAGAAGACATCACACGGTTGGAAGAGTTGCCCTCATACAGCCTTCTTACCCGATAG
- the LOC109016763 gene encoding ELMO domain-containing protein A-like isoform X3, with the protein MDDRGGSFVAVRRISQGLERGNTCHSTSAEVVAGSAAWLGRGLSCVCAQRRESDARPSFDLSPAQEECLLMLQSRIDVSYDCSIPEHQDALRALWNAAFPEEELRGLISEQWKDMGWQGKDPSTDFRGGGFISLENLLFFAKNFPKSFQDLLRKQEGDRSVWEYPFAVAGVNITFMLIQMLDLEAVKPRTLVGATFLKFLSESDLAFDLLYCITFKLMDHQWLSMRASYMDFN; encoded by the exons ATGGACGATAGAGGAGGGTCATTTGTCGCTGTCAGGAGAATTTCTCAAGGCCTGGAGCGAGGCAACACCTGCCATTCAACTTCCG CTGAAGTTGTGGCAGGATCGGCAGCATGGCTTGGCAGAGGTCTTTCTTGTGTGTGCGCACAAAGAAGGGAGAGTGATGCTCGTCCTTCATTTGATTTAAGCCCTGCTCAG GAGGAATGCTTGCTGATGCTACAGAGTCGTATAGATGTTTCCTATGATTGTTCAATCCCTGAGCACCAG GACGCTTTAAGGGCTTTATGGAATGCTGCCTTTCCTGAAGAGGAACTTCGTGGTCTAATATCTGAGCAGTGGAAAGATATGGGTTGGCAGGGGAAGGATCCATCGACGGATTTTAG AGGTGGTGGTTTCATATCACTGGAGAATTTGTTGTTCTTTGCCAAGAATTTTCCG AAATCCTTCCAGGATCTTCTCCGAAAGCAGGAAGGTGATCGATCAGTCTGGGAATACCCATTTGCTGTAGCTGGTGTGAACATCACATTCATGCTTATACAGATGCTTGATCTGGAAGCAG TCAAACCACGGACACTGGTGGGAGCAACATTTTTGAAGTTCCTTTCAG AAAGTGACTTGGCATTTGATCTTCTCTATTGCATCACATTCAAGCTAATGGATCACCAATGGCTTTCCATGCGTGCATCATACATGGATTTCAAT TGA